From a region of the Ammospiza nelsoni isolate bAmmNel1 chromosome 26, bAmmNel1.pri, whole genome shotgun sequence genome:
- the FBXO47 gene encoding F-box only protein 47 → MTSGAGSGSASVPGQKQRRSRRCGRSPGRECPAPSALGDFQSLPLEIFQMVLNYLSVKDISMLSMVSKTISGRLIHYISTSSGSRRLLLQDFHQELPARREGASILEHYRALGLLLKRCTLLLPTRDRLKYVHKVLSGVSCFKLNGCASPLHCLGLQCYGVFLQILTAGWDELECHRVFNFLWDLGNLARKVQTVVSSKPGSARRLELRIRLFCRGVLLSPGSRRSDSAFWLTRILKPWPMVNQARLLYIIFGPVSSRDGHVVWQKMIEGPTDETSLKGLADAIKLLYGTEAREWTADDVISLVDELSVVPQEWLMENNARLLLLSGNSICFTFMASKAVNGRAVELARLMVFMVLVCEKDLYCMDWAVKMMQKVCNVFSTPWERNNFLQCLENSFARMLMDMLQAVLAGERDEEDSSFLNLFHLMNAQANFHKEILYLAMGSTSSTS, encoded by the exons ATGACCTCGGGCGCGGGGAGCGGCAGCGCCTCGGTGCCCGGGCAGAAGCAGAGGCGGAGCCGCCGCTGCGGCCGCAGCCCGGGCAGGGAATGCCCGGCCCCGTCAGCGCTGGGCGATTTCCAGAGCCTCCCCCTGGAGATCTTCCAGATGGTGCTGAACTATCTCTCCG TGAAGGACATCAGCATGCTGAGCATGGTGTCCAAAACCATCAGCGGCCGCCTCATCCATTACATCTCCACCTCATCCGGGAGCCgccggctgctgctgcaggatttccaccaggagctccctgccaggagaGAGGGAGCCTCCATCCTGGAGCACTACAGGGCTCTAG ggctgctgctcaaGAGGtgcaccctgctgctgcccaccagGGACAGGCTCAAATATGTGCACAAGGTGCTCTCAGGG GTTTCCTGTTTCAAGCTGAATGGTTGTGCCAGtcccctgcactgcctgggccTGCAGTGCTACGGGGTTTTCTTACAG ATCCTGACCGCGGGCTGGGATGAGCTCGAGTGCCACCGGGTGTTCAACTTCCTCTGGGACCTCGGCAATTTAGCCCGGAAGGTGCAGACGGTTGTCAGCAGCAAACCAG gcagcgcccggcgccTGGAGCTGCGGATCCGCCTCTTCTGCCGGGGGGTGCTGCTGTCGCCCGGCAGCCGCCGCAGCGACTCCGCCTTCTGGCTCACCCGCATCCTCAAGCCCTGGCCCATGGTGAACCAGGCCCGCCTGCTCTACATCATCTTCGGGCCCGTGTCCTCCCGCGATG GACACGTGGTCTGGCAGAAAATGATAGAAGGACCAACAGATGAGACCAGTCTGAAGGGTTTAGCTGATGCAATTAAGCTGCTGTATGGTACAGAAGCTAGAGAATGGACAGCAGATGATGTTATCAGTCTTGTGGATGAGCTGTCAG TGGTTCCCCAGGAGTGGCTGATGGAGAACAACGctcggctgctgctcctcagtggGAACAGCATCTGCTTCACCTTCATGGCCAGCAAAGCTGTgaatggcagagctgtggagctggccaggcTCATGGTCTTCATGGTTCTG GTGTGTGAGAAGGACCTGTACTGCATGGACTGGGCAGTGAAGATGATGCAGAAGGTCTGCAATGTTTTCAGCACTCCCTGGGAGAGGAACAacttcctgcagtgcctggagaaCTCCTTCGCCCGCATGCTCATGGAcatgctgcaggcagtgctggctg gggagAGGGATGAGGAGGACAGCAGCTTCCTGAACCTGTTCCACCTGATGAATGCACAGGCCAACTTCCACAAGGAAATCCTCTACCTGGCcatgggcagcaccagcagcacctcctga